The genomic region TCGATCAGGTCGCAATTGATGAAAAAATGAAGAGTCTGGATGGTACGCCGAATAAGGCGCGCTTGGGTGCAAATGCGATTTTGGCGGTGTCGCTGGCTGTGGCGAAAGCTGCTGCTAAGTCGCGTGGCGTGGAGTTGTATCAATACGTCAATAGCTTAGCTGGAAGTCCTGCAATGTGCCTGCCGATGCCGATGATCAACGTGATGAACGGCGGTCAGCATGCGTTGGGCGCGACTGATTTTCAGGAATATATGATTATCCCAACTAGCGCGGCAACTTTCGCGGACGCAGTTCGAATGAGTGCGGAAGTTTTTCACGCGTTGGCAAAAATCCTGAAAGATGAAGGTTATCCTACGACGGTTGGCGATGAAGGCGGTTACGCTCCTCATGTTAGGAATGGTAATATGGAGCCTATTTTGTTGCTATCTCGCGCCATCGAGCAGGCTGGCTATAAATTAGGCGTGGACTTTGGTTTTGCATTGGACGTTGCAGCGAGCGAACTTTATAAGGACGGCAAATACAACTTGGCGACTGAACACCGAATTCTGTCGGCTGACGAAATGATTCGCACGTATAAAGCCCTGTTGGAACGCGTCCCTGTTCTCTCGATTGAAGACGGATTGAACGAAGAAGCTTGGGAAGATTGGGAGAAAATGACGGCTGATTTGGGCAATTTTGCGCAATTGGTTGGCGACGATCTTTTGGTGACGAATGTCGAGCGATTGAAGCGCGGAATTGAAGAAAAGGCTGGCAATGCGATCTTAATCAAGCCGAACCAAATTGGCACATTGACTGAGACAATTCAGGCTGTTTTGATGGCGAAGAATGCTGGCTGGAATACGGTGATGAGCCACCGATCTGGCGAGACGGAGGACGTAACGATTTCTCACTTGGCGGTCGGTTTGGGTACGGGTCAAATTAAGACTGGCTCGATGTCGCGTTCAGAGCGAATTGCTAAGTATAACGAGCTGCTGAGAATTGCGGAAAAGCGTCCAGATTTGGAGATTGCACATCCGTTTGTGAAGTAACTCGCGCAAAAAGACTTCCCCATAATTCAGAGGAAGTCTTTTTTATTTGGCGATTTTTGATAATTATTCGAGGATTATCTTCTTAAAAACTCAATTTCCCCGCCCTCGTTGATTCGGACAATTTGTGACGGTTGAGTATCGGCGACTTCTCCAGAATCGACATAAATCGGCACTAATTCGTGGAAGTAATTTATCGCTTCGGTGATGTTTTTTGCCGGTTCTTCTCCTGATGGATTTGCACTGGGCGCGACCAAAAGACCGACGGTTCGAATTAACTCTGCCAACGGAGATTCTGGCACGACTCTGAATGCCAATGTTCCGCCATTTCTCGGAAGATGTGGCAGGAAATCAGGACTCACTTTGGTGGCGATTGTTGTCGGTCTATTTTTGGAGATTTCTTGATATTTGTGTTTGATCGACGGCGTGAGATTGGGAATGTCGTCAATATTTGCAACCAAAATAATGACCGGATTATTCAAGGGGCGCCGCTTAACTTCGTATAATTTCTCGACGGCTTTTTTTGAATTGGCAGCGGCTAATATTCCATAAATCGTATCAGTTTTAGCAATTATCAATTGCTCATTTTTAAGCGCGGAAATTGCGCTGTCATCTAAAATATTCTTCACAATCATTTATTACATCTTACCATAAAATAACCCCGAGAAGTTCGGGGCTATTTGCTAAAAGTTCTGTAGATTAGTCGACGACTTCAACGCCCATTGAGCGTGCTGATCCGGCGATAACTTTCATTGCGCCTTCGATGTCGATTGCGTTCAATTGGTCTTTTTTCGCCTCAGCGATTTCTTGCAATTGTGCGCGAGTAATCTTACCGACCTTGTCCGAGTGCGGCTTGCCACTGCCCTTTTGGATTCCAGCTTTTTCACGAATCATATCGTCAACTGGTTGACCAAGTGAGTTCCAAGTAAATGTTCGGTCTTCGTAAACTTGAATGTGAACAATTACGTCTTTACCCATCATGTCTTTTGTAGCGTCATTGAATGGATTAATAAAGTCCATCATGTTTAGTCCCCACTGACCAAGCGTTGATCCCACTGGAGGACCTGCTGTTGCTCGACCGGCTGGAATGCGTAATTTCAAATTACCAATAATTTTCTTTGCCATAGTTCTTCCTTATAGTTTGTAGTGCGTAACTCGAATATTATATCGAAAAATGCTTAAAATTGCAAGCTAAACTTTTTTAACCTGCAGGGCGTCCAGCTCGACTGGAGTGTCACGGCCAAACATGCTGACCATAATCTTCAAAGTACCCTTAGACGCGTCAATTTCGCTCACGGCGCCATCAAAGCCCTTGAACGGACCGTCGATAATTGAAACAACTTCACCCTCTGAGAAGTCAATCTGATGCTTTGGCTCTTCAACGCCCATTCGCTTCTTAATCTTCGCAATCTCTTTTTCAGAAACTGGAGTTGGCGTAGTGTCGGCACCCACAAATCCCGTAACGCCCGGCGTGTTGCGGATGATGTACCAAGTTTCGTCAGTCAATTTCATCTCAACCAAGACATAGCCTTGGAAAATTTTAGCTTCAACAATTTTACGCTTACCGTTGCGAATCTGGATCTGCTTTTCCTTTGGCACGATAACGTCAAAAATCTTATCAGCCATATCAACGCCGTTGATTCGCTGGCGGATTGATTCAGCAACTTTTTCTTCGTAGCCAGAATAGGTATGAATTGCATACCATTGCTGACTATCATCGTATCGTTTTGAACTCATAATCTCTCCTTTACTTCAAAATTTGGTTAAAGCCCCAGTTAAATGCGGCGTCAAGTAATAAAATCAGAACGACAAACACAAAGGTGAAGATAAGCACCGCCGCTGTCATTGCCCAAGTTGCTGAGCGGGTTGGCCAGCGAACTAGCTTCAACTCTTCCCAAGCGCCCTTAAAATATCCAATCAATCCACCTTTTTCGTCAGAATTTTTAGACGCTTTTGTGGTGATTTTTGTTGATTTATTGATTTTTTTCGCTACAGCTTTTTCTTTTTTTGGCGCGTCGTCGGTAGCCTTGATTCGACGAACCGTAGTTTTGCTGCTTGCTTTGCCTTTCTGTGCCATATTTTCTCCCAATTTAAAAAGTCTGTTTTTCACAGACTGTCAATAGTCATTGTAATTCATCCGAGTCAAAAAAACAAGTTGACCGAATATTATTTGTCATTATTTTTGAACTCTTTCAGCTTGAATCCGAACGTCGATCCGTGGTTTAATCGGCTTTCTACCTCAATTTTACAGCCCAATTTCTTCGCCAACTTAGCGGAAACGTATAGACCTAATCCCGTGCCTTTCGTCTCGCGAGTTCTATAATCTTCTGCGCGGTAAAACTTGTCGAAAATTTTTGCCATGTCGGCTTTGCTAATGCCAATTCCCGTGTCAACAACCTTGAAGGTGATTTCGCCAGATTTATTTTTCTTGATTGATAAAGTTATGGAGCCCTTTTGTGTATATCGAATGGCGTTGGTGATGAAGTTTTGGAGAATTTCTTCCAGATATAGACGAGAAACCTTAACTACGCCAAGTCGCCCGCCGATATCCAAATTGAAAGCCAAACCTTTTTCGCTCGCCTGAGGTGAATATTCGGAATTTATCTGAGCCGCCAACTCTGTTACGTCGATTATTTCTGTTTCATCAGCCACTCCTCGCTCGGCGCGTGATAATGTGCTGAGGTCGTTGATCATTCGCGCTAAGAATAAAATTTGCTTATGAGATTCGTCGATGGCTTCAGGAATTTTGCTAGTCATTTTACGCTCGACCAACAATTTGGCGTTACTCAGCGAGCCTTCAGCAATAGCAATTGGCGTGCGTAATTCGTGACTAACTACGCTAATAAACTCATCGCGCTCCTCCTCGAGACTCTTCGTCTTCGTAATGTCACGCAAGATAAGTACATATCCGTCCGGCGTCATCTTGTCGCCGCCCTGAACTGGCGCAAGCGTAACTTCCAGGCGAATATAATCGTCATCTTCGATTTTCATCAGAACGTCGTCGCGCTGGCGAATTGCGGAAGACTTGGTGAGTTCCTTAAAAATGTCAATCGGCTTTTTATCCGTCGTTTCAAGATTCAGCACCTGACTGATATGTTCGCCGTTAATTCCGCTGTTCGTGTCAATCAAATTAAGTGCCGCCGAATTGTATGTATTGATAATTCCGTGTTCGTCCGTACTGAGAATTGCGTCGGTAATATTATTGATAAGCGTAATCATTCTTTGGTGCTCGCTGAGGCTTTTTTTATCATTTTTATAATCAGATTTATCGCTAATTTCCGACAATATTTTATGTAAAACAATAGCTATAACACCTAAAACAACACTCAGAGTGATCAATAGAAAAATTAGCGCCCACATAGCTAAAGTATAACATAAGCATATACGTTTCTATATGTATGGCGAATATTTTTTCAATTCATTTCGGTGCATTTTATAATGCGGGTCAAATTTGGCAACTTCGTCCCAGAATTTCGTCGAGTGATTCATATGCCTGGTGTGACATAATTCGTGGATAATTACGTAATCAATCAGCTCAAATGGCAAATTCATCATTCCGATATTCAAGCTAATCGTCCCAG from Candidatus Nanosynbacter sp. HMT-352 harbors:
- the eno gene encoding phosphopyruvate hydratase → MDITITNIQARQILDSRGNPTVEADVTLSDGSFGRAAVPSGASTGSFEAVELRDGELAFGGKGVLRAVENVNGEIAQALKGSNPFDQVAIDEKMKSLDGTPNKARLGANAILAVSLAVAKAAAKSRGVELYQYVNSLAGSPAMCLPMPMINVMNGGQHALGATDFQEYMIIPTSAATFADAVRMSAEVFHALAKILKDEGYPTTVGDEGGYAPHVRNGNMEPILLLSRAIEQAGYKLGVDFGFALDVAASELYKDGKYNLATEHRILSADEMIRTYKALLERVPVLSIEDGLNEEAWEDWEKMTADLGNFAQLVGDDLLVTNVERLKRGIEEKAGNAILIKPNQIGTLTETIQAVLMAKNAGWNTVMSHRSGETEDVTISHLAVGLGTGQIKTGSMSRSERIAKYNELLRIAEKRPDLEIAHPFVK
- a CDS encoding L-threonylcarbamoyladenylate synthase is translated as MIVKNILDDSAISALKNEQLIIAKTDTIYGILAAANSKKAVEKLYEVKRRPLNNPVIILVANIDDIPNLTPSIKHKYQEISKNRPTTIATKVSPDFLPHLPRNGGTLAFRVVPESPLAELIRTVGLLVAPSANPSGEEPAKNITEAINYFHELVPIYVDSGEVADTQPSQIVRINEGGEIEFLRR
- the rplK gene encoding 50S ribosomal protein L11, with product MAKKIIGNLKLRIPAGRATAGPPVGSTLGQWGLNMMDFINPFNDATKDMMGKDVIVHIQVYEDRTFTWNSLGQPVDDMIREKAGIQKGSGKPHSDKVGKITRAQLQEIAEAKKDQLNAIDIEGAMKVIAGSARSMGVEVVD
- the nusG gene encoding transcription termination/antitermination protein NusG, whose amino-acid sequence is MSSKRYDDSQQWYAIHTYSGYEEKVAESIRQRINGVDMADKIFDVIVPKEKQIQIRNGKRKIVEAKIFQGYVLVEMKLTDETWYIIRNTPGVTGFVGADTTPTPVSEKEIAKIKKRMGVEEPKHQIDFSEGEVVSIIDGPFKGFDGAVSEIDASKGTLKIMVSMFGRDTPVELDALQVKKV
- the secE gene encoding preprotein translocase subunit SecE, coding for MAQKGKASSKTTVRRIKATDDAPKKEKAVAKKINKSTKITTKASKNSDEKGGLIGYFKGAWEELKLVRWPTRSATWAMTAAVLIFTFVFVVLILLLDAAFNWGFNQILK
- a CDS encoding sensor histidine kinase, whose product is MWALIFLLITLSVVLGVIAIVLHKILSEISDKSDYKNDKKSLSEHQRMITLINNITDAILSTDEHGIINTYNSAALNLIDTNSGINGEHISQVLNLETTDKKPIDIFKELTKSSAIRQRDDVLMKIEDDDYIRLEVTLAPVQGGDKMTPDGYVLILRDITKTKSLEEERDEFISVVSHELRTPIAIAEGSLSNAKLLVERKMTSKIPEAIDESHKQILFLARMINDLSTLSRAERGVADETEIIDVTELAAQINSEYSPQASEKGLAFNLDIGGRLGVVKVSRLYLEEILQNFITNAIRYTQKGSITLSIKKNKSGEITFKVVDTGIGISKADMAKIFDKFYRAEDYRTRETKGTGLGLYVSAKLAKKLGCKIEVESRLNHGSTFGFKLKEFKNNDK